The region GGAGTACTCACATGAGCCCACGTCCTCGCATGAAAATGCTTGCCGTCAGCATCGGTGTGGCACTGGCCCAGTGGGGTTCTGGTGCCGCTTTTGCCGACTCCGCCGTTGGGGTTGATATGGCCAACGGCAATGACCTCAACCCGCCAGGTCGCTCGGCCATTCCCCGGCCCATGGCAGACGGTGGTTATGACACCGTGCGCCGCTCACCGACTGGACAGTTGTATGGTGTGCCCTATGACGTGGAAACCGAACCCAACCAAACAGAGGGTGGTTGGCAATACACCGGTGGTGTGGAGGGTGGGGCCCTGGGTGGCAATGGCGACACCAAAAATGCATTGTTTCGCAAATACAAAGATTTGAAGAACGGCGGCTACCTCAACTACTTCAATATTGAGGCTGACAAGGCGGATACCGGCAATTACATGTCTGCCTTTGGTGGCGGAACAGGTCAGGCTGATCAGTTTTACGGCATGCAGTTTGGTCGCTACAACGACTGGAAGATGAAGCTGTTCTACAACGAAACACAGCACGTCTTTTCAACAAATTGGCGCTTGCTGATGAATGGTGAAGGAACCGGTAACTTGACCACCGGGCTTGCGGCACCCGTTGCTGTGACCACCGGCACTTTTGCCGCAGGTGCAGCCAATTACGTTGGGGCGGCATCTACTTGTACTGCAGCAGCCCCTTGCTGGAAATATACCGACGCACTGGGTGTCACCAAAACATACTCCAATGCGGCAGCATCAGGTGCCATCAATGGCATCGGAGGTGTGGCGAATGCTGCTGGTGTTGTTGTTGCCGGGCCATTACAGTCCAATATGGCGTTGGCGATCAGCAACAAGCTGGCGGCGACACCCGACAGTGAGCTGAGTTTGGTGCGGAAAAAGGGGGGTGGTCGTTTCGACAAGACCATCACCGATAACTGGAAAGGCTATTTCAGTTACACCCAGGAGGCGCGTCAAGGTTCACGTCCCTTCTCGTTCACTCAGGGCAATAATCTGTCCACCGAGATTGCAGAGCCCATTGATTACACCACCCATGATTTTCTGGCCGGTATCCAGTATGCGGACCGGCTGACACAGGCCAATCTGCGTTTCTCGGCATCCCTGTTTCGCAACAACATAAGTACGCTCAACGTTCAGTACCCCTTGTTGTCACCAGGTGTTAATGCTGCAGGTACAGGGGTGGCCGGGCCCTATGCCGCCATACAAACGGCTACGTTTGACCTGTACCCTGACAACAATGCATTTAACCTGAAGGGTGAATTTGCCAGATCCATGCCTGATTTCCTGCATGGGCGTTTCAACGCAGCCCTGTCATTTGGAACCAGCCAGCAAGATGATGCCTTGTTGGCCCCCATATCAGCGGCCCAACTCAGGAATTTGCAGGCCAACGGGTATTACAACCCGGCCTTGGCAACCAATATTCTGGGCACCGTGGCCAATCTCGGTTATGCGGCGGGCACCCTCAATATCAATAACTGGATTGACCCGCAGACGGCATTGAGTCAAACCACCAGCAAGCAACGCATCGACACGGCCTTGTTGGACTTGGGTTTGTCCGTTAAACCG is a window of Rhodoferax lithotrophicus DNA encoding:
- a CDS encoding MtrB/PioB family outer membrane beta-barrel protein, with product MSPRPRMKMLAVSIGVALAQWGSGAAFADSAVGVDMANGNDLNPPGRSAIPRPMADGGYDTVRRSPTGQLYGVPYDVETEPNQTEGGWQYTGGVEGGALGGNGDTKNALFRKYKDLKNGGYLNYFNIEADKADTGNYMSAFGGGTGQADQFYGMQFGRYNDWKMKLFYNETQHVFSTNWRLLMNGEGTGNLTTGLAAPVAVTTGTFAAGAANYVGAASTCTAAAPCWKYTDALGVTKTYSNAAASGAINGIGGVANAAGVVVAGPLQSNMALAISNKLAATPDSELSLVRKKGGGRFDKTITDNWKGYFSYTQEARQGSRPFSFTQGNNLSTEIAEPIDYTTHDFLAGIQYADRLTQANLRFSASLFRNNISTLNVQYPLLSPGVNAAGTGVAGPYAAIQTATFDLYPDNNAFNLKGEFARSMPDFLHGRFNAALSFGTSQQDDALLAPISAAQLRNLQANGYYNPALATNILGTVANLGYAAGTLNINNWIDPQTALSQTTSKQRIDTALLDLGLSVKPVDALSMKGTLRYYDSANKGGYMAYNPLTGQFGRGPNDGNGAFEAIVGLQPGTLPKTAGDCYIPPGFTANALTNTCQFNLVFNNGSNIPVNGQARSTQQLNYGLSGDYDLSNTSSINAALEREEFNRNFRERDKTWEDKFKLGYVNRGWGDATLRTSYEVDNKRGSEYRYRTWEDLGTWLPGLTPAEQVAAAQALAVNPADPKYAGYVALAAGLFNRYSYYFRKYDQADRDQNIFNLRLNYQAREDLDLGLAVQMKDIKYPNSFYGLESDKQDSVSLEANYQPVSGSNIYASYGYQRGSKSMKLNSGVAGVNACTLPNVAALGYVACSDTTTGLDGARPYTSAWKMNSDDRNNVIGLGFQTKIGAMQFGVDYTYSSSTTDIGYTFGSTALSAVPATQAAAALIAGSALPSMTFVQQTLSLNLLIPVSKRLSIRLYDRIELGGVTDWHYDGVVHNAVTNYDLGATQLDSGSMGYRANVIGFFIQYKL